The proteins below come from a single Natrinema sp. SYSU A 869 genomic window:
- a CDS encoding DMT family transporter produces the protein MSRYRNLALFLVLATLWGSAFVAISAGLSYIPPVLFAALRYDIAGLLMLGYAVYAVDNWLPRGQVEWTQVAVGAVLLIAAYHAFLFVGQQNTTAAAAAILVSLSPVLSTGFARLLVPSDALSPVGIVGIVVGLGGVAVIVQPDPANLLATDAVAKGLVFCAAAAFALGSVLTRRLDASLPIETMEAWSMLGGAVVMHLVSLAIGEPLEPAAWIRPEAIGALAYLSLGASAIGFLIYFDLLERLGAVEINMVSYVAPIVTAVVGWLYLREVVNTETFAGFGLIAIGFLLVKRRAIRREFSHVQSRGSSE, from the coding sequence GTGAGCCGGTATCGAAACCTCGCGCTCTTCCTGGTGCTCGCAACGCTATGGGGATCCGCCTTCGTCGCGATCAGTGCCGGCCTCTCCTATATCCCGCCGGTTCTGTTTGCGGCACTGCGCTACGATATCGCCGGTCTCCTGATGCTCGGCTACGCGGTGTATGCCGTCGATAACTGGCTGCCCCGCGGCCAAGTCGAGTGGACACAGGTCGCCGTCGGTGCCGTCCTCTTAATCGCGGCCTACCACGCGTTTCTGTTTGTCGGACAGCAAAACACGACGGCCGCGGCGGCGGCGATCCTGGTGAGTCTCTCGCCCGTCCTGAGCACCGGGTTCGCGCGGCTGCTGGTCCCCTCGGACGCACTCTCGCCGGTCGGCATCGTCGGCATCGTCGTCGGCCTCGGAGGCGTCGCTGTCATTGTCCAGCCCGACCCGGCCAATCTTCTGGCTACCGACGCAGTGGCGAAGGGCCTCGTCTTCTGTGCCGCGGCGGCGTTCGCACTCGGTAGCGTCCTCACTCGTCGACTCGACGCCTCGCTCCCGATCGAGACGATGGAGGCCTGGTCGATGCTCGGCGGCGCGGTCGTCATGCACCTCGTGAGCCTCGCGATCGGCGAACCGCTCGAGCCGGCTGCATGGATCCGCCCTGAGGCGATCGGCGCGCTTGCCTACCTGTCGCTGGGCGCGAGCGCGATCGGTTTCCTCATCTATTTCGACCTGCTCGAGCGACTAGGTGCCGTCGAGATCAACATGGTCTCCTATGTCGCACCGATCGTCACCGCGGTCGTCGGCTGGCTCTATCTCCGCGAAGTCGTCAATACCGAGACGTTCGCCGGGTTCGGCCTCATCGCAATCGGTTTTCTCCTCGTCAAGCGGCGGGCGATCCGACGGGAATTCAGCCACGTCCAGTCGCGTGGCTCAAGCGAGTAA